Proteins from a single region of Streptomyces vinaceus:
- the erpA gene encoding iron-sulfur cluster insertion protein ErpA → MSVQDDKTTVSDGILLSDAAAEKVRTLLEQEGRDDLALRVAVQPGGCSGLRYQLFFDERSLDGDVVKDFDGVKVVTDRMSSPYLHGASIDFVDTIEKQGFTIDNPNATGSCACGDSFS, encoded by the coding sequence ATGTCCGTACAGGACGACAAGACCACTGTGAGCGACGGCATCCTCCTGTCCGACGCCGCCGCCGAGAAGGTCAGGACCCTGCTGGAGCAGGAAGGCCGCGATGACCTGGCGCTCCGCGTCGCCGTCCAGCCCGGCGGCTGCTCCGGCCTGCGCTACCAGCTCTTCTTCGACGAGCGCTCCCTCGACGGCGATGTCGTCAAGGACTTCGACGGCGTGAAGGTCGTCACGGACCGGATGAGCTCCCCGTACCTGCACGGTGCCTCGATCGACTTCGTCGACACCATCGAGAAGCAGGGCTTCACGATCGACAACCCCAACGCCACCGGCTCCTGCGCCTGCGGCGACTCCTTCAGCTAA